In one Staphylococcus lutrae genomic region, the following are encoded:
- a CDS encoding ECF transporter S component — MKQKQTRQMITIGMLSAIAIVLMFIKFPLPFLPPYLTIDFSDVPAILATFTLGPIAGILVELIKNLLNFFFNMSDPIGPIANFLAGTSLLWVSFQIYRSKKTMSQLVLGLVIATLVMTIVLAILNYFVLLPLYGLIMNLSDITHNLKLIIAAGIIPFNLIKGTLISIIFVLLYRRIGHILK, encoded by the coding sequence ATGAAGCAAAAGCAAACGAGACAAATGATTACCATTGGGATGCTGAGTGCAATTGCCATTGTGCTCATGTTTATTAAGTTTCCACTACCTTTTTTACCCCCTTATTTAACGATTGATTTTAGTGATGTCCCCGCTATTCTTGCGACATTCACGCTCGGTCCGATTGCAGGGATACTCGTGGAACTCATCAAAAATTTACTCAATTTTTTCTTTAACATGAGTGATCCTATTGGTCCTATCGCTAACTTTTTAGCTGGAACAAGTTTGTTGTGGGTCAGTTTCCAAATTTATCGTTCAAAAAAAACAATGTCGCAACTGGTATTAGGTTTAGTCATTGCGACACTCGTCATGACAATTGTTTTAGCTATTTTGAACTATTTTGTCCTGTTACCACTGTACGGATTGATTATGAATTTAAGCGATATTACACACAATCTTAAACTCATCATTGCTGCAGGGATTATTCCTTTCAATCTGATTAAAGGGACATTGATTTCGATTATTTTTGTACTTTTATATCGTCGTATTGGGCATATATTAAAATAA
- a CDS encoding RecQ family ATP-dependent DNA helicase, which translates to MLNAALNRYFGFSTFRPGQEDIITSVLAGQHTLGILPTGSGKSLCYQLPTYMLKKPTLIISPLISLMDDQVMQMKMQGEQHVVAIHSGMDHTVKKRALQQLSQSRFIFVSPEFILQSHHFKHFQNLTFGLIVFDEVHCLSEWGFDFRPHYALMGRITKHFKNATVLALTATATRHLQKDLQRIIAQPVHVIEHSMDRPNVSLSVKFMASYEEKIDWLLDFIATSGPTIVYVSSKKVSLDLAEKIYQSGYLTGIYHGDLTYQERHTVQQQFLKNDIRIIVATSAFGMGVNKPDIRTIVHFHLSSSPSNYLQEIGRAGRDGLQSQAIALFQPDDQYLMENLALSHLIREADIDLYAHGQMIDTEKLEILDILTAYYAMPELKQIFKKNEALKSQGYRHMYHYIFTQQCRRQLLLDYFGMSKETTTQCCDQCEAIVPIVEKNRKKVKRKLTYEEKLSHLLE; encoded by the coding sequence ATGCTTAACGCTGCTTTGAACCGTTATTTTGGTTTTTCAACATTCCGTCCGGGCCAAGAAGACATTATCACCAGTGTGTTAGCCGGGCAACATACGTTAGGAATTTTGCCTACAGGAAGTGGTAAATCCCTTTGTTATCAATTACCAACATATATGCTTAAAAAACCTACACTGATCATCTCGCCCTTAATTTCATTGATGGATGATCAAGTAATGCAAATGAAAATGCAAGGCGAGCAACATGTTGTTGCGATACATTCAGGAATGGATCACACTGTCAAAAAAAGGGCGTTACAACAATTATCACAATCAAGATTTATTTTTGTAAGCCCAGAATTTATTTTGCAATCCCATCATTTCAAACATTTTCAAAATCTTACATTTGGTTTAATTGTATTCGATGAAGTTCATTGTTTATCTGAATGGGGATTTGATTTCAGACCCCATTACGCATTGATGGGGCGCATCACCAAACATTTTAAAAACGCAACAGTTCTTGCGTTAACGGCGACAGCAACACGACATTTACAAAAGGATTTACAACGCATCATCGCACAACCTGTCCACGTCATCGAACATTCCATGGATCGACCCAACGTCTCGCTGTCTGTCAAATTCATGGCATCGTATGAAGAAAAAATAGATTGGCTATTGGACTTTATAGCAACATCAGGACCTACCATTGTCTATGTGTCCTCCAAAAAGGTAAGCTTAGATTTAGCAGAGAAAATTTATCAATCTGGTTATTTAACCGGCATCTATCATGGAGACTTAACTTATCAAGAACGCCATACCGTTCAACAGCAATTTTTAAAAAATGACATCCGTATCATTGTTGCAACGAGTGCATTTGGTATGGGCGTCAACAAGCCTGATATTCGTACTATTGTTCACTTTCACCTCTCATCATCGCCTAGCAACTACTTACAAGAGATTGGTAGAGCTGGACGTGATGGATTACAAAGCCAAGCGATTGCACTATTTCAACCTGATGATCAATATTTAATGGAGAACTTAGCCTTGTCCCATTTAATTCGTGAAGCGGATATCGACTTATATGCGCATGGGCAGATGATTGATACTGAAAAGCTTGAAATTCTTGACATTTTAACAGCATACTATGCCATGCCTGAACTGAAGCAAATTTTCAAAAAAAATGAGGCGTTGAAAAGTCAAGGCTACCGACATATGTATCATTACATCTTTACCCAACAATGTCGACGTCAATTATTGTTGGATTATTTCGGTATGTCAAAAGAAACAACGACACAATGCTGTGATCAATGTGAAGCAATTGTGCCTATTGTAGAAAAAAACAGAAAAAAAGTGAAAAGAAAATTAACGTATGAAGAAAAACTATCCCATTTATTAGAATAG
- a CDS encoding helix-turn-helix domain-containing protein encodes MKHFIHFLYHHASAYKTKKSIFNIIIGKKTHQTFFDAVSLNVLSLFGSVPTLTPEQFEKVIRCDDVPQPILTDNHVHFQTLVKTFETLQLLVQTYSYIKHDTRAFLPITSNTDIHHKVRHLYHDIVHHDQTEAFENELFKLFETLHSTDDTPKYAHYLLTGYDEPMYTRQQICAIESIDMDDLFVALYQEYLMIYRILKQSSSFPILSQCIMSMDVSERVYKTYHLLQDTHAIPWIAKQQQVKETTVEDHILDLFMKEKLTNYADFFKSPYQPFVTYYHAHPYQRLKVYKERFEALSYFEIKLAIIGYTKGELHA; translated from the coding sequence ATGAAGCATTTCATTCATTTTTTATATCATCATGCATCAGCCTACAAAACTAAAAAAAGCATCTTTAATATTATCATAGGTAAAAAAACTCATCAAACTTTTTTTGATGCCGTTTCTTTAAATGTACTGTCATTATTTGGTAGTGTACCCACGTTGACACCAGAACAATTCGAAAAGGTGATTCGTTGTGATGATGTACCTCAGCCCATCTTGACGGATAATCATGTTCATTTTCAAACATTAGTAAAAACATTTGAAACATTACAATTACTCGTTCAAACGTATTCCTATATTAAACATGATACGCGCGCTTTTTTGCCAATTACGTCAAATACTGATATTCATCATAAAGTTCGACATCTCTATCATGACATCGTTCATCATGACCAAACAGAAGCATTTGAAAATGAACTATTTAAGCTGTTTGAGACTTTACATTCAACGGATGACACTCCCAAATATGCACATTACCTACTGACGGGATACGATGAGCCCATGTATACGCGTCAACAAATATGTGCCATAGAGTCAATCGACATGGATGACTTATTCGTAGCACTGTATCAAGAATATTTGATGATTTATCGTATATTGAAACAATCATCAAGTTTTCCGATACTGTCGCAATGTATCATGTCTATGGACGTCTCTGAACGTGTCTACAAGACTTATCACTTGTTACAAGACACCCATGCGATTCCTTGGATTGCCAAACAACAGCAAGTCAAAGAGACCACTGTAGAAGATCATATCCTTGATTTATTTATGAAAGAAAAGTTGACCAACTATGCTGATTTTTTTAAATCGCCATACCAACCCTTTGTCACCTACTATCACGCACACCCTTATCAGCGACTTAAAGTTTATAAGGAACGCTTTGAGGCATTATCATATTTCGAAATAAAACTCGCCATTATCGGATATACAAAAGGAGAATTACATGCTTAA
- a CDS encoding ferredoxin, with amino-acid sequence MAKYTIVDMDTCIACGACGAAAPDIYDYDDEGIAYVILDDNQGTTPVPEELYEDLEDAFEGCPTDSIKVEEESFDGDALKFE; translated from the coding sequence TTGGCGAAATACACAATTGTTGATATGGATACTTGTATCGCATGTGGTGCATGTGGTGCAGCGGCTCCAGACATTTATGACTACGACGATGAAGGGATTGCATATGTGATTTTAGATGACAACCAAGGGACAACTCCAGTGCCTGAGGAATTGTATGAAGATCTTGAAGATGCATTCGAAGGTTGCCCGACTGACTCGATTAAAGTTGAAGAAGAGTCATTTGATGGTGACGCATTAAAATTTGAATAA